Proteins encoded together in one Caldicellulosiruptor saccharolyticus DSM 8903 window:
- the thiF gene encoding sulfur carrier protein ThiS adenylyltransferase ThiF: MSLFDLMLKNYFDEKMLEKLSKVKILIIGCGGLGSNIAVMLVRSGVKNLTIVDFDKVDVSNLNRQNYFFYQTGQEKVSALKDILEKINPYITVKALNMKIDESNIDDLIEQHDIVVEAVDNEQTKMLIFKKAHDHGKKVVLASGVAGFGDCENIKIKRGKNFSVVGDFVTSIKEKKPLAPKVMAVAAMQADEVLRMVSELE; the protein is encoded by the coding sequence ATGAGCTTATTTGACCTTATGCTGAAAAACTACTTTGATGAAAAGATGCTTGAAAAACTCTCAAAAGTGAAGATTCTTATCATTGGCTGTGGCGGGCTTGGTTCTAACATTGCAGTTATGCTTGTAAGAAGTGGCGTTAAAAACCTTACAATCGTTGACTTTGACAAGGTAGATGTTTCAAATCTCAACAGGCAAAACTATTTCTTCTACCAGACAGGGCAGGAAAAAGTGTCAGCGCTCAAAGACATTCTTGAGAAGATAAATCCGTATATAACTGTAAAAGCTCTGAATATGAAAATTGATGAGTCAAATATAGATGATTTGATTGAGCAGCATGACATAGTTGTTGAGGCAGTTGACAATGAGCAGACAAAAATGCTCATCTTCAAAAAAGCACATGATCATGGCAAGAAAGTTGTTTTAGCCTCAGGCGTTGCAGGGTTTGGCGATTGTGAAAATATCAAAATAAAGCGTGGCAAGAACTTTTCAGTTGTGGGCGATTTTGTGACATCAATCAAAGAAAAAAAACCTCTTGCACCAAAGGTAATGGCAGTTGCCGCAATGCAGGCTGATGAGGTTTTGAGGATGGTGAGTGAGCTTGAGTAA
- the thiS gene encoding sulfur carrier protein ThiS, whose translation MEFCGNILDLMLSLNLNPKTCAVLVNGEIVKKDDWENFVLKDGDYVEIVSFVGGG comes from the coding sequence ATGGAGTTTTGTGGGAACATCTTAGATCTTATGCTGAGTTTGAATCTCAATCCTAAGACCTGTGCAGTTTTGGTAAATGGCGAGATTGTAAAGAAAGATGATTGGGAAAATTTTGTTTTAAAAGATGGTGACTATGTTGAGATTGTAAGCTTTGTTGGCGGCGGCTAA
- a CDS encoding Rpn family recombination-promoting nuclease/putative transposase, which yields MCSNLPHNVNDLEYKYIFSNKSLFLRLLKRIDRINIFNKLTEEDLELVDKNYVLPDFSEQESDLLYKARLQEEELFFYILFEHQSTVDYNMAMRLLFYITDIWRDWLKQFDKNQFKNKSFKFPPVVPIVLYDGDNPWTASVNLKERIMNFEVFGKYIVDFEYILIDLNDPDEMIFKYKDILSLILKLNKVKTEKELERLFLDLYEYLQGAKEKEINTLKICLPVVLKELGEDKVQEAKDMLECIDVGGEGIMPLFQNLRKIREEWYHEGIQKGIQDGLQQGLQQGLQKKELEIAERMIVKGYSDEEIHEITGLDIEKIKELRAKHNN from the coding sequence ATGTGTAGTAATTTACCTCACAATGTAAATGATCTTGAATACAAATATATATTTTCCAACAAAAGCCTATTTTTAAGACTCTTGAAGAGGATTGACAGAATAAACATATTCAATAAATTAACAGAAGAAGACCTTGAACTTGTGGACAAGAACTATGTATTGCCAGATTTTTCTGAACAGGAAAGTGATCTTTTGTACAAGGCAAGATTGCAAGAAGAAGAGCTCTTTTTCTATATTTTGTTTGAACACCAATCCACAGTTGATTATAATATGGCTATGAGGTTGTTATTTTATATAACCGACATTTGGAGAGATTGGCTCAAGCAGTTTGATAAAAATCAATTTAAAAATAAAAGTTTTAAATTTCCACCAGTTGTGCCAATAGTTTTATACGATGGTGATAATCCTTGGACAGCAAGTGTAAATTTGAAAGAGAGAATAATGAATTTTGAGGTATTTGGAAAATATATTGTTGATTTTGAGTATATACTAATTGATTTGAATGATCCTGATGAAATGATATTTAAGTATAAAGATATTTTGAGCTTAATATTGAAATTAAACAAGGTAAAAACAGAGAAGGAGTTAGAAAGATTATTTTTAGATTTATATGAATATCTACAAGGTGCAAAAGAGAAAGAGATTAATACACTAAAGATATGTTTGCCAGTTGTATTGAAGGAATTAGGTGAAGATAAGGTACAAGAAGCAAAAGATATGTTGGAATGTATAGATGTAGGAGGTGAAGGCATAATGCCACTTTTTCAAAATTTAAGAAAAATAAGAGAAGAGTGGTATCACGAAGGAATTCAAAAAGGAATTCAGGATGGACTGCAACAAGGACTGCAACAAGGGCTGCAGAAAAAGGAGCTTGAGATAGCAGAAAGGATGATAGTAAAAGGATATTCAGATGAGGAAATTCATGAGATAACAGGGCTTGATATTGAAAAGATAAAGGAGCTGCGCGCAAAGCATAATAATTAA
- the thiE gene encoding thiamine phosphate synthase: MSLSKEEKLQLFKSYNIYGLTAEKFSNGRSNIEVVKAMLESGIKIIQYREKHKSLKEKYEECLQIRELTKQYGALLIVNDHVDLCQMVGADGVHLGQEDYPAKEVRKILGEDFIIGVTTHTKEQVEKAVEDGADYIGLGPVFQSFTKDKPHPPIGLEMVRWAATYCKIPFVAIGGIKEHNLKDVLKAGAKCVSLVTEIVGSDDISQKIKKLWDIIKEFERS; this comes from the coding sequence GTGAGCTTGAGTAAAGAAGAGAAGCTGCAGCTTTTTAAAAGTTACAACATCTATGGCTTGACAGCTGAGAAATTTTCAAATGGAAGGTCGAATATAGAAGTTGTAAAGGCAATGCTTGAGAGTGGAATAAAAATAATCCAGTACAGGGAAAAGCACAAAAGTCTCAAAGAAAAATATGAAGAGTGTCTGCAAATCAGAGAACTTACCAAGCAGTATGGTGCGCTTTTGATAGTAAACGACCATGTGGACCTGTGCCAGATGGTGGGTGCGGACGGTGTTCACTTGGGGCAGGAAGACTATCCAGCAAAAGAGGTAAGAAAAATCTTAGGAGAAGACTTTATAATCGGTGTTACAACTCATACAAAAGAACAAGTTGAAAAAGCAGTTGAAGATGGAGCTGACTATATTGGTTTGGGACCTGTGTTTCAGAGCTTTACAAAAGACAAGCCACATCCGCCGATTGGCCTTGAGATGGTAAGGTGGGCAGCTACGTACTGCAAGATACCTTTTGTTGCGATAGGTGGAATAAAAGAGCACAATCTTAAAGATGTGCTTAAGGCGGGTGCAAAATGCGTCAGCCTTGTGACAGAGATTGTAGGTAGCGATGACATTTCACAAAAAATAAAAAAGCTTTGGGATATTATAAAAGAGTTTGAAAGGAGCTGA
- a CDS encoding thiazole synthase, with the protein MFEIGGKMLKSRLFVGTGKLPDYSLIEKMYYEAGIEVFAVAVRRIGPNTKHTKNVLEYIPKGATIMVNTSGAQDHKEAVKIAMIGRELTDSDWVKVEIEKDTKYLFPDSFETLKACEILVKEGFKVFPYIYPDLNLAKELEQIGVEAVMPLGSPIGTNKGIGCEVLLKPIINEIKIPVIIDAGIGRPSHAAQAMEMGADAVLINTAIATSADPLKMAIAFAKAVEAGRLAFEVGILKEYEYAQASSPLEDFISG; encoded by the coding sequence ATGTTTGAAATAGGTGGCAAGATGTTAAAATCAAGGCTTTTTGTTGGAACAGGTAAACTTCCTGACTATAGCCTAATTGAAAAGATGTACTATGAAGCTGGCATTGAGGTTTTTGCAGTGGCTGTCCGGCGAATAGGTCCAAATACTAAGCATACAAAAAATGTTTTAGAGTACATTCCGAAAGGTGCCACAATTATGGTAAACACCTCAGGGGCGCAAGACCATAAAGAAGCAGTAAAGATTGCTATGATTGGAAGAGAACTTACAGATTCTGACTGGGTAAAGGTTGAGATTGAAAAGGACACTAAATATCTTTTCCCAGATAGTTTTGAGACGCTAAAAGCTTGTGAAATCCTTGTAAAAGAGGGTTTTAAGGTATTTCCTTACATCTACCCTGATCTTAACCTTGCAAAAGAGCTTGAACAAATTGGAGTTGAAGCAGTCATGCCACTTGGCTCGCCAATTGGGACAAACAAAGGGATTGGTTGTGAGGTGCTTTTAAAGCCTATCATAAACGAGATAAAAATCCCTGTAATAATTGATGCGGGGATTGGACGACCATCTCACGCAGCACAGGCAATGGAAATGGGAGCAGATGCTGTTTTAATTAACACTGCAATTGCAACGTCAGCTGACCCTCTTAAGATGGCAATAGCGTTTGCAAAGGCAGTTGAGGCAGGAAGACTTGCTTTTGAGGTTGGAATTTTGAAAGAGTATGAGTATGCTCAGGCATCATCACCTTTGGAGGATTTTATAAGCGGCTAA
- a CDS encoding ABC transporter permease, translating into MSVQSSNQAASKSFFKKLMGFREITLIFIIIVISAIISILSPNFLTAENLITTALGLAADGILAIGMTIVLVSGGVDLSVGSVLGLSAVIAGGLYLSFGVNIWIGSLIALIVCALIGLFNGYFIARVGIPPLIVTLAMMGIARGAAYVLTQGSPLALYGNLKGFDFLGQGKILGIPFFIVFFIFLIILFDFLMRKSAPFRLVYYVGSNENAAKLSGINVPNVKISVYVLMSVLAGIAGIFTLSRFSVAAPTAGNGSELNAISACVIGGASLAGGEGTVLGAILGTILVGIINNALVLLNVSVYWQNLVSGLILIAAVTIDYLTHQKKS; encoded by the coding sequence ATGTCAGTACAATCTTCAAATCAAGCAGCAAGTAAGAGCTTTTTCAAAAAGTTAATGGGGTTTAGAGAAATAACTTTGATTTTTATCATAATTGTAATAAGCGCCATTATATCAATATTGAGCCCAAACTTCTTGACTGCAGAAAATCTTATAACCACAGCTTTGGGTCTTGCAGCAGATGGAATTCTTGCAATAGGTATGACCATTGTGCTTGTCTCAGGTGGCGTAGATCTTTCTGTTGGTTCTGTTCTGGGGCTTTCGGCTGTCATAGCAGGTGGGCTTTATTTAAGCTTTGGTGTTAATATCTGGATTGGGTCATTAATAGCACTTATTGTTTGTGCTTTGATTGGACTTTTCAATGGTTATTTCATCGCGAGAGTTGGTATTCCACCTTTGATTGTTACATTGGCTATGATGGGAATAGCTCGCGGTGCTGCTTATGTTTTGACCCAAGGCTCGCCACTTGCACTCTATGGCAACCTCAAAGGTTTTGATTTTCTGGGACAAGGAAAGATTTTAGGGATTCCATTTTTCATTGTATTCTTTATATTCCTCATAATCCTGTTTGACTTTTTGATGAGAAAGTCAGCTCCATTTAGGCTTGTGTACTATGTAGGTAGCAACGAAAATGCAGCAAAATTATCTGGTATAAATGTTCCAAATGTAAAGATCTCTGTATATGTTTTGATGTCAGTCTTGGCAGGAATTGCTGGGATATTTACTCTCTCAAGGTTTTCAGTTGCCGCACCAACGGCAGGGAATGGCTCAGAACTGAATGCAATCTCTGCATGTGTCATTGGTGGAGCGTCTTTGGCAGGTGGCGAAGGTACTGTCCTTGGTGCAATTCTTGGCACAATCCTTGTTGGAATTATCAACAATGCGCTTGTTCTTTTGAACGTCTCTGTATACTGGCAGAATTTAGTAAGTGGTCTAATTTTGATTGCGGCTGTTACAATTGACTATCTCACACATCAGAAAAAGTCTTAA
- the thiH gene encoding 2-iminoacetate synthase ThiH, whose amino-acid sequence MVSFLKEAEELFEEYKDYAPSHKEICEIIENKEFLTKEDLAKLLNVNSKEDIMLMAKKAQKLTCENFGKVILLYAPLYIANYCQNGCVYCGFSCRKKYKREKLSFERIENELRKMKEEGIDSVIILTGEDRINSSVEYIEKACRIATDLMSEVSIEVYPLYEEEYRRLSSIGVVGITMYQETYQREDYDKLHPFGPKKDFEFRLNAPERALKAGFHEVCVGPLLGLSEPKKDVLCAILHAEYLLDKFPKAEISISFPRFRSAGTDFIPSYTVSDKEFIKFLIIARLYLPRVGIVVSTRERPSLRDALIDVCVTKMSAGSKTTVGGYAEEKDEDAEAQFEVEDRRSVSEVVDVIIKKGLRPEFTNWVKGVKSV is encoded by the coding sequence ATGGTCAGCTTTTTGAAAGAAGCAGAAGAACTTTTTGAAGAATACAAAGACTATGCTCCTTCTCACAAGGAGATTTGCGAGATTATAGAGAATAAGGAATTTTTAACAAAAGAGGATTTGGCAAAGCTTTTGAACGTCAACAGTAAAGAGGATATAATGCTTATGGCCAAGAAAGCTCAAAAGCTTACATGCGAGAATTTTGGCAAAGTTATTCTTTTGTATGCTCCGCTTTACATTGCAAATTACTGCCAAAACGGTTGTGTTTACTGTGGATTTTCATGTAGGAAAAAGTATAAAAGAGAAAAGCTGAGCTTTGAAAGAATTGAAAATGAACTTAGAAAAATGAAAGAAGAGGGGATTGACTCTGTTATAATTCTCACAGGTGAGGACAGAATTAACTCTTCGGTTGAATACATTGAAAAAGCATGTAGAATCGCAACCGACCTTATGTCAGAGGTCTCAATTGAAGTGTACCCTCTTTATGAAGAAGAGTACAGAAGGCTATCGAGCATTGGCGTTGTTGGAATTACTATGTACCAAGAGACATATCAAAGAGAAGACTATGATAAACTTCATCCATTTGGGCCAAAAAAAGACTTTGAGTTTAGGCTAAATGCACCTGAAAGAGCATTAAAAGCTGGATTTCATGAGGTGTGTGTAGGCCCACTTTTGGGACTTTCTGAGCCCAAAAAAGATGTTTTGTGTGCAATACTTCATGCAGAGTACTTGCTTGACAAGTTCCCAAAAGCTGAGATTTCAATCTCCTTCCCAAGATTCAGAAGCGCTGGCACAGACTTTATACCATCATACACTGTATCAGACAAGGAATTTATCAAATTTTTGATCATTGCAAGGCTGTATCTTCCAAGAGTTGGAATTGTGGTGTCAACAAGAGAAAGGCCTTCTCTTCGCGATGCTTTGATTGACGTTTGCGTAACCAAGATGTCAGCAGGTTCTAAAACAACAGTTGGTGGGTATGCAGAAGAAAAAGACGAAGATGCTGAGGCTCAGTTTGAGGTAGAAGATAGAAGAAGTGTATCTGAGGTTGTAGATGTTATAATTAAAAAAGGACTTCGGCCCGAGTTTACAAACTGGGTAAAGGGTGTGAAAAGTGTATGA
- a CDS encoding efflux RND transporter permease subunit — MTISQNRNGDDVAVHKFGLFVAKHRKLVLAIAILLLIPSIYGFVTTKVNYDILTYLPKDLESVKGQDILDKEFKQAALSMLIVKGDMNISNIQKLKSKISQVDGVEKVIWIDDFLDPTIPKEMLPDVLKNTFYSKDSTLLLIQFKNSASSLETQNAISKIRKIATAQCFLSGMSAIIKDTRDLSDRETPLYVLVAVVFIFILLLLTMESPIVPILFLTSIGMAIIYNLGTNKFLGEISYITKSLAAVLQLGVTMDFSIFLMHRYDEERKRFDSKEEAMAEAISKTLVAILSSAATAIAGFLALCVMRLRIGADIGIVMAKGVFLGVIGTVTILPALILTFDRAIHKFRLKNILPTFSKTAEFATKYHVVLFVVFLLAFIPAIYGRVNIKEYYNLIDSLPKTIKSVQATDLLKKEYNMTTTHMVLVDRSVPKYQIKNMCEEIKRVKGVEKVLAFDDILGPAIPDEFIPSSVKENFEKGNFKLIMINSIYKSATSEENAQIERIQQIVKKYSKRSYVTGEGVLTKDLVEMADTDLKRVDFISILAIFMIILITFKSISIPLILVLAIELAIFINLAIPYYTNVTVPFIASIVLGTIQLGSAINYAILMTTRFREEIQKGHDRFEAIKIAVKTSSRSVVTSALAFAFSTLAVALIAKIDMIRSLCEMLSRGAVISMIVILFVLPSLLLLFEGAIAKTTFGWRSKEASVKPSEEYETL; from the coding sequence ATGACTATTAGTCAAAATCGAAATGGAGATGATGTGGCTGTGCACAAGTTTGGGCTTTTTGTTGCAAAGCACAGAAAACTTGTTTTAGCAATTGCAATTTTGCTTTTGATTCCATCAATTTATGGGTTTGTTACCACAAAGGTCAATTATGACATTCTCACATACCTTCCAAAAGATTTGGAGTCAGTAAAAGGGCAAGATATCCTGGATAAAGAATTTAAGCAAGCTGCACTTTCAATGCTCATTGTAAAAGGAGATATGAACATATCGAACATTCAGAAGCTCAAGAGTAAAATCTCACAGGTTGATGGGGTTGAAAAGGTCATATGGATTGACGATTTTTTAGACCCAACAATTCCAAAAGAGATGCTACCAGATGTTTTGAAAAACACATTTTATAGCAAAGACTCAACCCTTTTGCTTATTCAGTTTAAAAACTCAGCATCATCACTTGAAACTCAAAACGCAATATCAAAGATAAGGAAAATTGCCACAGCTCAGTGCTTTTTAAGTGGTATGTCAGCAATTATAAAAGATACAAGAGATTTGTCGGACAGAGAAACTCCTTTGTATGTACTTGTTGCTGTAGTATTTATATTCATCCTTCTATTGTTGACGATGGAATCACCTATTGTACCTATCCTGTTTTTGACAAGCATCGGCATGGCAATCATATACAACTTGGGTACAAACAAATTCTTAGGGGAGATATCATACATTACAAAATCACTTGCTGCAGTGTTGCAGCTTGGTGTTACAATGGACTTTTCAATATTTTTGATGCACAGATACGATGAGGAAAGAAAGAGGTTTGACTCAAAAGAAGAAGCAATGGCAGAGGCTATTTCAAAGACTCTTGTTGCAATCTTGTCAAGTGCTGCAACTGCAATTGCAGGGTTCTTGGCACTCTGTGTGATGAGACTAAGAATTGGTGCAGACATTGGCATAGTTATGGCAAAAGGAGTATTTCTCGGTGTTATTGGAACTGTAACCATTTTACCTGCATTGATTCTAACATTTGACAGGGCAATCCACAAATTTAGACTCAAAAATATCCTTCCGACATTCTCTAAAACGGCAGAGTTTGCAACAAAATACCATGTAGTGCTTTTTGTTGTATTTTTGCTTGCATTTATACCAGCTATTTATGGCAGAGTGAACATCAAAGAATATTACAACCTTATAGATTCTTTGCCAAAGACAATAAAATCTGTGCAGGCAACCGACCTTCTTAAAAAAGAGTACAACATGACAACAACTCATATGGTTTTAGTTGACAGGTCAGTGCCAAAGTATCAGATTAAAAACATGTGTGAAGAGATAAAAAGGGTCAAAGGTGTTGAAAAGGTATTGGCATTTGACGATATCTTGGGACCGGCTATTCCAGATGAGTTTATACCATCGTCTGTCAAGGAGAACTTTGAAAAAGGAAATTTCAAGCTGATAATGATAAACTCCATTTACAAATCAGCTACAAGTGAGGAAAATGCCCAGATAGAAAGAATACAGCAAATAGTCAAAAAATATTCTAAACGCTCATATGTTACAGGCGAAGGTGTATTGACAAAGGATCTTGTTGAGATGGCAGACACAGACCTGAAAAGAGTTGATTTTATCTCTATCTTGGCAATATTTATGATAATACTCATAACATTCAAATCAATCTCAATTCCATTAATTTTGGTTTTGGCAATTGAACTTGCGATATTCATAAATTTAGCAATTCCATATTACACAAATGTAACAGTGCCGTTTATTGCATCAATTGTACTTGGAACAATCCAGCTTGGTTCTGCTATTAACTATGCAATCTTGATGACAACAAGATTTAGAGAAGAGATTCAAAAAGGTCATGATAGATTTGAAGCTATAAAAATAGCTGTAAAAACATCTTCACGCTCTGTTGTAACAAGTGCACTGGCATTTGCATTTTCTACATTGGCTGTAGCACTCATTGCAAAGATTGATATGATAAGAAGCCTGTGTGAGATGCTCTCAAGAGGTGCAGTTATAAGCATGATAGTTATATTGTTTGTTCTGCCATCATTGTTACTTCTTTTTGAAGGTGCGATTGCCAAAACAACTTTTGGTTGGAGATCAAAAGAAGCTTCTGTAAAGCCATCAGAAGAATATGAAACGTTATAA
- a CDS encoding YhfC family intramembrane metalloprotease: MVSNLKVIFMCITLLLSVGLPVVLAVIVLKKYSGVLKSILIGALIFFISQIVLRIPILQILSKQSYFVEFSKHYIAYSLFLGLTAGIFEEVGRYIGFRGFLKDRLNYQNGLAYGVGHGGIESIFLVGIAYINNIVYSFLINSGSLDILLKGKVSPEVIRSIKSALIETPASTFLLAGFERVFTMAIQIALSLLVLVAVKRKRLYYLAFAILLHTIIDAPAAYMALVKVNIFAIEFVVLLWAVLSLVYIIKWKDIHRIQES; encoded by the coding sequence TTGGTATCTAATCTCAAAGTCATATTTATGTGTATTACACTTCTTCTTTCAGTGGGCTTGCCTGTTGTGCTGGCTGTGATCGTTCTAAAAAAGTACTCAGGAGTTTTAAAATCAATTTTAATAGGAGCATTAATATTTTTCATTTCTCAGATTGTTCTGAGAATTCCAATACTTCAGATTTTATCAAAACAAAGTTATTTTGTAGAATTTTCAAAACATTACATTGCATACTCTCTCTTTTTGGGTCTGACAGCTGGGATTTTTGAAGAGGTTGGAAGATACATTGGTTTTAGAGGGTTTTTAAAAGATAGGCTAAACTATCAAAACGGTCTTGCTTATGGGGTTGGACATGGTGGAATTGAATCAATCTTTCTTGTTGGGATAGCCTATATAAATAACATTGTGTATTCTTTTTTAATTAACTCTGGCAGTTTAGATATTCTTTTGAAGGGCAAGGTTTCTCCTGAGGTGATTAGGTCTATAAAAAGTGCACTTATTGAAACACCTGCTTCGACATTTCTTCTTGCTGGCTTTGAAAGAGTCTTCACAATGGCAATTCAGATTGCTCTTTCGCTTTTGGTTCTGGTGGCTGTTAAAAGAAAGAGGTTGTATTATCTTGCTTTTGCAATATTGCTTCACACAATCATTGATGCCCCTGCTGCATATATGGCATTAGTAAAAGTTAATATATTTGCTATTGAGTTTGTAGTTTTGCTATGGGCTGTGTTGAGCTTGGTCTACATCATAAAGTGGAAAGACATTCATAGAATACAAGAAAGCTAA
- a CDS encoding CBS domain-containing protein: MLSNIINQDFIKLFPADTVKHALEQMQKRKKSVAVVVDENDFLKGIIVKADIYRFLSQPGHFETYPVELAMTKVVITADKNDDIKHVAKLLRENDISAVPVLDNGKVIGLVGLEDIVDYFIKM, from the coding sequence ATGCTCTCAAACATTATTAACCAAGATTTTATAAAGCTTTTTCCAGCAGATACAGTAAAGCATGCTTTAGAACAAATGCAAAAAAGAAAGAAAAGCGTTGCGGTTGTTGTAGATGAAAATGACTTTTTGAAAGGAATTATAGTCAAAGCTGATATATACAGGTTCTTAAGTCAGCCTGGGCACTTTGAAACATATCCTGTTGAGCTTGCAATGACAAAGGTGGTAATTACTGCTGATAAAAACGATGATATAAAACATGTTGCAAAGCTTTTGCGTGAAAATGACATCTCAGCTGTGCCTGTTTTAGACAATGGAAAAGTAATAGGGCTTGTAGGGCTTGAGGATATAGTTGATTACTTTATAAAAATGTAG
- a CDS encoding tRNA (adenine-N1)-methyltransferase, with protein MHQGFETKRVIIGPDGFKKVVDITVPKRVNLPTGHIDSTSLAQIPPGGSFVANDVEYYVFPCDTFDYVMHYLKRHTQIVYPKDGAYILMRLDVNPGKRVGEAGTGSGAFTLYLSMAVGNEGKVYTYEQREEFYKLAEKNIKGFSKFDNVVMHNKSILDGIEEKDLDAFFLDIREPEEAIPEIRKALKPAGHLGILVPTTNQVAETLRALEEHKFYVSEVVEIMMRQYKPVPERLRPDDRMIGHTAYMIFGRKIGE; from the coding sequence TTGCACCAGGGATTTGAAACAAAAAGGGTTATAATTGGCCCAGATGGTTTTAAAAAAGTAGTTGACATAACTGTTCCAAAGAGAGTAAATTTGCCAACAGGACATATAGATTCTACTTCTTTAGCGCAAATACCACCAGGTGGCAGTTTTGTGGCAAACGATGTTGAGTATTATGTGTTCCCTTGTGACACATTTGACTATGTTATGCATTATCTAAAGCGCCATACCCAGATTGTCTACCCGAAAGATGGGGCATACATACTCATGCGCCTTGATGTAAACCCTGGAAAAAGAGTTGGTGAAGCAGGTACCGGCTCTGGAGCTTTCACTTTATATCTTTCAATGGCTGTAGGAAATGAAGGAAAAGTATATACTTACGAGCAAAGAGAGGAGTTTTATAAACTGGCAGAAAAGAACATTAAGGGCTTTTCAAAATTTGACAATGTCGTGATGCATAATAAATCAATCCTCGATGGAATAGAAGAAAAAGATTTGGATGCATTTTTCTTGGACATAAGAGAGCCAGAAGAAGCTATACCCGAAATCAGAAAAGCATTAAAGCCTGCAGGGCACTTAGGAATACTTGTACCTACAACAAATCAGGTTGCTGAAACCCTGAGAGCTTTAGAAGAACATAAGTTTTATGTATCTGAAGTTGTGGAGATTATGATGCGCCAGTACAAACCCGTGCCAGAAAGGCTCAGGCCTGATGACAGGATGATAGGCCATACTGCTTATATGATCTTTGGAAGGAAAATTGGTGAGTAA
- a CDS encoding substrate-binding domain-containing protein, which produces MKKNFYKYLSIFLAIALIVSLAYALVPNSKDVTQASSGNPKLKGSPKEEYYMVTFASGIEYWKGCFKGMKAAADLYGVKAIYTGAPQFDVNQQVTVLRQVIAKKPAGILVTCANPDALKAPIDEAIKKGIPVITFDADSPKSLRYSVLETGNYNAGAMAARYLGKLLGGKGEVGISTVAAQLNHEQRKQGFIDTLKKEFPGIKVVSIVNDENDSTKAARGVAAMLQAHPNIKGIFCTDAPGGVGVATAIKEANKVGKIKIVSFDTDKGTLDLIKQGVIDASIAQGTWNMGFWGMTFLFYLKHGIVNPVDNWKKFGINPLPPYVDTGTMVVTKQNVDAFYKVNVIK; this is translated from the coding sequence ATGAAGAAGAACTTTTATAAGTACCTTTCAATTTTTCTTGCGATTGCACTCATTGTGTCTTTGGCTTATGCGCTTGTTCCAAATTCAAAGGATGTCACACAGGCAAGTAGTGGCAATCCAAAACTAAAAGGAAGTCCAAAAGAAGAGTATTACATGGTGACCTTTGCTTCTGGTATAGAGTACTGGAAGGGTTGCTTTAAAGGAATGAAGGCGGCAGCAGACCTGTACGGTGTAAAAGCAATCTACACAGGTGCACCGCAGTTTGATGTAAACCAACAGGTTACTGTTCTTCGCCAGGTTATTGCTAAAAAACCTGCAGGTATTTTAGTTACATGTGCAAACCCTGATGCATTAAAAGCTCCAATTGATGAGGCGATCAAAAAAGGAATTCCTGTAATAACATTTGACGCAGACTCTCCAAAGTCCCTTAGATATTCTGTTTTGGAGACAGGAAACTATAACGCAGGTGCAATGGCTGCAAGATACTTAGGAAAGCTTTTAGGCGGAAAAGGTGAAGTGGGTATTTCAACAGTTGCTGCACAGCTCAACCATGAGCAGAGAAAACAAGGGTTTATTGATACTCTCAAGAAAGAATTTCCTGGTATCAAAGTTGTTTCAATTGTCAACGACGAAAATGACTCAACAAAGGCAGCAAGAGGGGTAGCAGCCATGCTCCAAGCTCATCCAAACATCAAAGGAATATTCTGCACAGATGCTCCCGGTGGAGTTGGTGTTGCAACAGCTATCAAAGAGGCTAACAAGGTTGGTAAGATTAAGATAGTAAGCTTTGACACAGATAAAGGGACGCTTGATTTAATTAAACAGGGAGTTATTGATGCATCGATTGCACAGGGTACGTGGAACATGGGCTTCTGGGGCATGACATTCCTGTTCTACTTAAAACATGGTATTGTCAACCCAGTTGATAATTGGAAGAAATTTGGTATAAATCCACTTCCGCCATACGTCGATACAGGTACAATGGTTGTAACAAAACAAAACGTGGATGCATTCTATAAGGTTAATGTGATAAAGTAA